A genomic stretch from Fusarium musae strain F31 chromosome 9, whole genome shotgun sequence includes:
- a CDS encoding hypothetical protein (EggNog:ENOG41): MSIQDDHPFGKDKEKRSKWKIFSSSKDKDKDKEKDKDKRKSQELQIPETAETSGDSTYGSSEPNNSLTTEGDLSNTKSNSGLSPGKTPDNVTPTPNLNPNSGPDSYTSPTIKRETVTNPNTGQTITTTTTTTTTTTTVTNSNGTTQTIEEPHPVMELPTVSNQDVTPSPHPPPAKQPEPVQHITPTPVEPSPITPTARRKSLETPGRRLIPPRDPIPSQISSSDNNSPAIPERNVRRSAEFVPAPLQVGQGAFPPPPAPGDKPAAVNYSRPANKSTIANLKSAAAGIHGAGETLRGTLNSSVDKHFGGTPQAIEKNQAAIDAGRYEIDNRTFYHPNEYRLTRPEGSGPSPERPPVPDAQYDDPPFNMGNTTGSPAVTDKEREKRHSRLGSLFGKNGGRSASQPGADATPRAERGKLRKRSSSGPGTPKLSVVGE, encoded by the exons ATGTCGATACAGGATGATCACCCCTttggcaaagacaaagagaagcGCTCAAAATGGAAGATCTTTAGTTCCTCgaaagacaaggacaaggacaaggagaaggacaaaGACAAGCGCAAAAGTCAAGAACTTCAGATCCCAGAAACAGCAGAGACTTCAGGCGACTCGACATATGGAAGCAGTGAACCAAACAACTCATTGACAACAGAGGGCGATCTGAGCAACACAAAGAGTAACAGTGGATTGAGTCCAGGGAAGACACCAGACAATGTGACGCCTACTCCAAATCTCAACCCAAATTCAGGACCAGACTCCTACACCAGCCCGACGATCAAAAGAGAGACAGTGACCAATCCAAATACCGGACAGACAATTACAACtacaacgacgacgacgactaCTACTACCACAGTCACAAACTCCAATGGCACGACTCAAACAATTGAGGAGCCTCATCCAGTCATGGAGTTGCCAACAGTCAGCAACCAAGACGTCACACCATCCCCGCATCCACCGCCTGCAAAACAGCCCGAGCCCGTACAACACATAACGCCCACGCCTGTAGAACCATCCCCAATTACCCCAACAGCACGTCGCAAGAGTCTAGAGACTCCAGGCCGACGCCTAATTCCACCCCGCGATCCAATTCCATCACAGATTTCCAGCTCAGATAACAATTCACCCGCAATTCCAGAGCGCAACGTCAGACGCTCGGCGGAATTCGTTCCAGCGCCGTTACAAGTTGGCCAGGGCGCTTTCCCGCCCCCGCCTGCGCCTGGGGATAAACCTGCGGCTGTGAATTATTCCCGGCCTGCTAATAAATCGACAATTGCGAATTTGAAGTCCGCTGCAGCGGGTATCCAT GGCGCCGGCGAAACACTTCGCGGAACACTTAACTCCAGCGTCGACAAACACTTCGGCGGCACTCCCCAAGCAATCGAGAAGAACCAAGCAGCCATCGACGCAGGCCGCTACGAGATCGACAACCGCACATTCTACCACCCAAACGAATACCGTCTAACCCGACCAGAAGGCTCCGGCCCGTCCCCCGAAAGACCGCCCGTTCCTGATGCTCAATACGACGATCCGCCGTTCAACATGGGAAACACGACAGGAAGTCCTGCGGTGACGGAcaaagagagggagaagaggcatAGTAGGCTGGGAAGTTTGTTTGGTAAGAATGGAGGACGGTCGGCGTCGCAACCTGGTGCTGATGCCACACCGAGGGCGGAGAGGGGgaagttgaggaagaggagtaGTTCGGGGCCGGGGACGCCCAAGTTGAGTGTCGTGGGGGAATAA
- a CDS encoding hypothetical protein (EggNog:ENOG41~CAZy:GH16), with the protein MFSPWILTVFTCLFAIAAAVTPPAYSGYTLVWQQGFEGQANTFPSTSTWNIIERVKNYNNEIQAYVKSTSVLRQTGKNTLQLIPQFSSKTKKWTSGRIESTYTLTPKLGKITRVESSLRLGGNSARSKQGIWPAFWLLGDAIRNGVEWPACGEVDIMENVNGQKIGYGAVHCDKAPGGICNEPNGIASNVQLPDSKYHVWRVQFDRRSSNLRSQSITWYLDGRVFHRVTGAQINNTKVWKSLCHSPMFVIFNVAVGGDWPGVPNSSTKDGIGNHMEVEYVAHYVSN; encoded by the exons ATGTTCTCTCCTTGGATCCTCACCGTCTTCACATGTCTGTTCGCCATCGCAGCGGCAGTCACACCACCCGCCTACAGCGGCTACACGCTCGTCTGGCAGCAAGGCTTCGAAGGCCAAGCCAACACATTCCCCAGCACAAGCACATGGAACATCATCGAGCGCGTAAAGAACTACAACAACGAAATTCAAGCCTACGTGAAGAGCACAAGTGTTCTTCGACAAACTGGCAAGAATACACTGCAGCTGATTCCCCAGTTCTCAAGCAAGACGAAAAAGTGGACGTCTGGTCGTATCGAGAGCACGTATACCCTTACGCCCAAGCTTGGAAAAATCACTAGAGTTGAATCGAGTTTGAGGCTTGGGGGTAACTCAGCGAGGAGTAAGCAGGGAATCTGGCCGGCTTTTTGGCTCCTTGGCGATGCGATCCGAAATGGTGTTGAGTGGCCTGCTTGCGGAGAGGTTGATATCATGGAGAATGTCAACGGGCAGAAGATTGGCTATGGCGCTGTTCACTGTGACAAGGCACCGGGCGGAATCTGCAACGAGCCTAATGGTATCGCGTCGAATGTGCAGCTTCCTGATAGCAAGTATCATGTCTGGCGGGTCCAGTTTGATCGACGAAGCAGCAATCTGAGATCTCAGTCTATTACCTGGTATCTCGACGGACGGGTCTTTCATCGTGTTACAGGCGCTCAAATCAACAATACTAAGGTCTGGAAGAGCCTTTGCCATAGTCCTATGTTTGTCATCTTCAACGTTGCCGTTGGTGGAGATTGG CCTGGCGTTCCTAACTCCAGCACCAAGGATGGAATTGGAAACCATATGGAGGTCGAATACGTCGCTCATTATGTTTCAAACTAG
- a CDS encoding hypothetical protein (EggNog:ENOG41) produces MSSEISSERKPRVVALGNPKYISDEYIEDFKKDFDYDVLDASNLQEALEKLPLMLKQYGPIDAFIVRMGRAPYRPFQDIFKLLTPHCKIITSAAAGYDDFNVDWLTQEGIWLCNSVDAVAEATADMALFLILAVVRDTYRGERSVRDGNWRGPVVPSRDPSGMTLGIIGMGSIGKYLAKRAVAFNMRIKYYNRRQLNAGEEAKYSATYCSSLHDLLSQSDVISVNCPLSKEIENLISTKEFEAMKNGAFIVNTARGAIIDEQALIEALESGKVTRAGLDVFLNEPDLNDYFRTSDKVVVQPHAGGLTDVAFQRGEREAFENIKAFFKTGSPITPVNNLKK; encoded by the exons ATGTCATCCGAAATCAGCTCAGAGCGAAAACCCCGCGTCGTCGCCCTCGGAAACCCAAAATACATTAGTGATGAGTACATTGAAGACTTCAAGAAGGATTTTGATTATGAT GTCCTTGATGCCAGTAACCTCCAAGAAGCTCTAGAAAAGCTGCCTCTCATGCTCAAGCAATACGGCCCAATCGACGCCTTCATTGTCAGAATGGGCAGAGCTCCTTATCGCCCCTTCCAAGATATTTTCAAACTTCTCACGCCTCACTGCAAGATTATCACCTCGGCAGCAGCCGGTTACGATGATTTCAATGTCGACTGGTTAACCCAAGAGGGAATTTGGCTCTGCAACAGCGTCGATGCCGTCGCTGAAGCTACCGCTGACATGGctctctttctcatcttgGCTGTTGTCAGAGACACATACCGCGGTGAGCGTTCAGTACGTGATGGCAACTGGAGAGGTCCTGTTGTTCCGAGTAGAGATCCTTCAGGCATGACGCTCGGAATCATAGGCATGGGTTCTATTGGAAAGTATCTTGCCAAGCGAGCTGTTGCTTTCAACATGCGTATCAAGTACTACAACCGTCGACAATTGAACGCAGGCGAAGAAGCAAAGTACAGCGCTACGTATTGCTCATCCTTGCACGACTTACTCTCCCAATCGGATGTCATCTCGGTCAACTGTCCTTTGAGTAAGGAAATAGAGAACCTTATCTCGACGAAAGAATTCGAGGCCATGAAAAACGGTGCTTTCATTGTCAACACAGCGCGGGGAGCTATCATCGACGAACAGGCTCTTATCGAGGCCCTGGAAAGTGGAAAAGTCACACGTGCTGGACTGGATGTCTTTTTGAACGAGCCTGATCTGAACGATTACTTCAGGACAAGTGATAAGGTCGTTGTTCAGCCTCATGCTGGTGGTCTGACGGATGTAGCGTTTCAAAGAGGGGAACGAGAGGCTTTTGAGAATATCAAGGCTTTTTTCAAGACCGGATCGCCTATAACGCCTGTCAATAATCTAAAGAAGTAG
- a CDS encoding hypothetical protein (EggNog:ENOG41), with protein MSKRNLLLCFDAFGTLIRPVRPVAQQYADIARQCGFTNFNDDELQAAFKSSFKHESKKNPNYGKETGLGATNWWTSVIHNTFTSLAKDDKPLPKDLAPKLLHRFASKEGYETEPGLVEAFKKLKQNPPRDFDSLVVGVITNSDDRIPSILSSLGLAVSPLRYGTDSDLIKLKDKTYDIDFHCMSYDVGVEKPDKRIFSAADHMLAQIISARTRKTLGESEGETSSWRKVYVGDDYSKDVLGSANAGWNPVLLDPKDECENIADLKHWRLPSNEKPEGEVCKIEDHPGATLDGVFREHDVATVHSIRNLLSWLSR; from the exons ATGTCAAAACGAAACCTCCTCCTATGCTTCGATGCATTCGGAACTCTGATCAGACCTGTTCGTCCAGTTGCGCAGCAATACGCTGATATTGCTCGACAATGCGGTTTCACCAACTTTAACGACGACGAGCTGCAAGCCGCCTTCAAGTCATCCTTTAAACATGAGTCCAAAAAGAATCCGAATTATGGAAAAGAGACGGGTTTAGGGGCGACGAATTGGTGGACTAGC GTTATTCATAACACCTTCACGTCTTTGGCGAAGGATGACAAGCCGTTACCAAAAGATTTGGCGCCAAAGTTGCTGCATCGCTTCGCCTCGAAAGAGGGTTATGAAACGGAACCAGGCCTTGTTGAGGCTTtcaagaagttgaagcaaaATCCACCTCGGGATTTCGACAGTCTTGTCGTTGGTGTCATAACAAACTCAGACGATCGCATTCCCAGCATCCTCTCATCTTTAGGACTCGCCGTGAGCCCATTGAGATACGGCACCGATTCTGACCTCATCAAGCTAAAAGACAAGACCTACGATATCGACTTTCATTGTATGTCTTACGACGTTGGCGTTGAGAAACCAGACAAGCGCATCTTCAGTGCTGCAGATCACATGCTCGCCCAGATCATCAGCGCTCGTACCAGAAAGACCTTGGGCGAATCTGAAGGAGAGACCAGTAGTTGGCGAAAGGTAtatgttggtgatgattatTCCAAAGACGTACTCGGGTCAGCCAATGCAGGCTGGAATCCGGTGCTACTCGACCCAAAAGATGAGTGCGAAAACATCGCTGATCTGAAGCACTGGAGGTTGCCGTCAAATGAGAAGCCGGAAGGAGAGGTTTGCAAGATTGAGGATCATCCAGGTGCGACATTGGATGGAGTGTTTAGGGAACATGACGTTGCGACTGTTCATTCAATTCGAAATCTTCTTTCCTGGCTGTCAAGATGA
- a CDS encoding hypothetical protein (EggNog:ENOG41), producing MTDPKVAQAIADGRVPKGVTAAYLNQSKDAPAIVGIILVTCITSIIVLGRLASRAFLIQRFGLDDSLTLVSWVCLIVFVGLCIKLIQLGSGRHFAYIEYVLDMPTIEYTEVLDFGAHIVYTVALLFCRMSGLAFYHRLCAVHDRLRLSIKIVFGILIAGFLPQVFLIIFHCTPVTGLWPYEWQPDFDKYTCLQWGLVYSVNSSVSLVCDLLLFGIPIVMLRVLEMPRKRKIQLGCILLPGVSVIGISITRLVFVIEGQWNADMSWAYNPMLAIEVSEIGATLIALSVPGVKPLFDKFILRRDITQGESSGKSRYAQQHSSKGGTALRSLHFRPEHDVLTSRDTSAEGIKTYRSTKNVSADNTSENSADGILVQVDFRIKEDTQDSKSGSDAGRSWK from the exons ATGACGGACCCCAAAGTCGCCCAGGCTATCGCCGATGGACGTGTCCCCAAGGGAGTAACGGCGGCTTACCTCAACCAGTCCAAAGATGCACCCGCCATTGTGGGTATTATCTTGGTGACTTGTATAACGAGTATTATTGTGCTTGGCCGTCTTGCATCGCGAGCGTTCCTCATCCAACGATTTGGCCTCGATGATTCTCTAACTTTGGTATCATGG GTTTGCTTGATAGTATTCGTTGGCCTgtgcatcaagctcatccagcTGGGTTCTGGACGACATTTCGCCTACATCGAATATGTTCTCGACATGCCGACGATTGAATATACTGAAGTTCTCGATTTTGGCGCCCATATCGTCTACACCGTTGCCCTGTTGTTCTGCCGAATGTCCGGTTTGGCCTTCTACCATCGACTCTGCGCCGTACACGACCGTCTTCGACTCTCCATCAAGATCGTGTTTGGTATCTTGATCGCTGGCTTCTTACCGCAGGTTTTCCTTATCATCTTTCATTGTACGCCTGTTACGGGGCTTTGGCCGTATGAGTGGCAGCCTGATTTTGACAAGTATACCTGCTTGCAATGGGGATTGGTTTATAGCGTCAATTCTTCGGTGTCGCTGGTCTGTGACTTGTTGCTGTTTGGTATCCCAATTGTGATGCTTCGGGTATTGGAGATGCCAAGAAAGCGAAAGATTCAATTGGGATGCATCCTTTTGCCTGGTGTTAGTGTCATTGGCATCTCTATTACACGGCTGGTGTTTGTCATTGAAGGGCAGTGGAACGCCGACATGTCTTGGGCTT ATAACCCAATGCTGGCCATTGAAGTCAGTGAGATAGGCGCCACCCTCATCGCCCTCTCAGTTCCAGGCGTCAAGCCCCTGTTCGACAAGTTCATCCTCCGACGAGACATCACCCAGGGCGAGAGCTCAGGAAAGTCACGATACGCACAGCAACACAGCTCCAAGGGCGGCACAGCACTGCGATCACTCCACTTCCGCCCCGAACACGACGTCCTCACCAGTCGCGACACGTCTGCCGAGGGGATCAAGACGTATCGCAGCACGAAGAATGTGTCAGCGGATAATACGAGTGAGAACAGTGCGGATGGCATTTTGGTGCAGGTGGATTTCAGGATAAAGGAGGATACGCAGGACTCTAAAAGTGGGAGCGATGCTGGACGGTCGTGGAAATAA
- a CDS encoding hypothetical protein (EggNog:ENOG41): MNHERRRGRIRELIEGALSKTYGKLSPELWHIVSEDDELIRLYTIAELSLQHRKTEWSVDLSLPVLATVVRMDGVEYVASLTNYSGIASRQTKLVIPSEFSNFYIANDHLGIRRVTSNPKDSSLDTVHPAYWKTVSANSQTITFRGDSLKLRELLTPSIYSRVLWPHPVTPSELDSMTFYYAGWGEGDFEARLRTLVFNEPGTTGYSACWANDEMVSIHVQRNMENQESDRTLMDEHSEFEYRSLLKWTYYPVQEDEFIQEVWLRGSEKYDTTRPLPSQGQGGLQYHLSTPWGLKKYKRPSDIALALVTSKGRNIVAGSFPDHHGQYSSYSKHRHWDLVAKTSANAPLRVFFSPSDHGIPLIAATKLADNHTAAPLPSQTSLGTMPRFNPLHTLHYSSASLEDITEVLVCKSKNEKDKGVIRHFNLENSRMIETPYKKIAGLLFRYADGSQASVGCFRFDWAETPLARNGSRGLFVGTRPGKIVQIPPHVAAVDITPQEAEGEFTWMEMPWTGVLEWWFNPDSLDTSITHIL; the protein is encoded by the exons ATGAACCATGAAAGACGGAGAGGCCGTATTCGGGAGTTGATAGAGGGTGCCCTGAGTAAAACATATGGCAAGCTGTCGCCAGAGCTTTGGCATATCGTGTCCGAAGACGACGAGTTGATCAGACTTTATACCATAGCGGAACTTTCTTTGCAGCATCGCAAGACTGAGTGGTCTGTTGATCTGTCGCTCCCAGTGTTGGCCACAGTCGTCAGAATGGACGGTGTGGAGTACGTTGCTTCCCTCACGAATTACTCCGGCATTGCCAGCCGTCAGACGAAATTAGTAATCCCGTCAGAGTTCAGTAACTTCTACATTGCAAACGATCACCTCGGCATCAGGCGAGTCACTTCAAACCCGAAAGACTCCAGCTTAGATACAGTACATCCGGCCTATTGGAAAACAGTATCTGCAAACAGCCAGACGATTACTTTCCGTGGTGAT AGCCTTAAGCTTCGAGAACTGTTGACTCCATCGATATATTCTCGAGTTCTGTGGCCTCATCCAGTAACGCCGTCTGAACTCGACTCAATGACATTTTACTATGCTGGTTGGGGCGAAGGAGATTTTGAAGCCAGGTTAAGAACACTTGTTTTCAATGAGCCTGGTACAACTGGATATTCCGCGTGTTGGGCTAACGATGAGATGGTCTCAATTCATGTTCAGCGCAACATGGAAAATCAAGAATCCGACCGTACACTAATGGATGAGCACTCTGAATTTGAATACCGAAGTCTCCTCAAGTGGACCTACTATCCTGTccaagaagatgagtttATTCAAGAGGTCTGGCTACGAGGGTCCGAGAAATACGATACGACTCGGCCCCTCCCATCTCAAGGTCAGGGCGGTTTGCAATATCATCTGTCGACACCGTGGGGGTTGAAGAAATACAAGAGACCCAGTGACATAGCTCTTGCG CTTGTTACAAGCAAAGGTCGAAACATTGTTGCTGGAAGTTTCCCAGACCATCATGGACAATACTCATCATATTCGAAACATCGTCACTGGGACTTGGTAGCGAAAACATCCGCGAACGCTCCACTGCgagtcttcttctctccctcaGACCATGGAATTCCTCTGATAGCTGCAACCAAATTAGCAGACAATCATACCGCAGCTCCTCTGCCGAGTCAAACATCGCTTGGTACCATGCCACGTTTCAACCCGCTCCATACTCTACACTACTCATCCGCGTCTTTAGAAGACATCACAGAAGTCCTAGTctgcaagagcaagaatgagaaggacaagggcGTAATTCGACACTTTAACTTGGAAAACAGCCGTATGATTGAAACTCCTTACAAGAAGATCGCTGGACTATTGTTTCGGTACGCCGACGGTAGTCAGGCAAGTGTTGGGTGCTTTCGGTTTGACTGGGCCGAGACGCCGCTTGCAAGAAATGGCTCAAGGGGACTATTTGTTGGGACGAGGCCAGGGAAGATTGTGCAGATACCTCCACATGTAGCTGCCGTTGATATCACGCCTCAAGAAGCCGAAGGAGAGTTCACTTGGATGGAGATGCCATGGACTGGAGTACTTGAGTGGTGGTTCAACCCTGATAGCTTGGACACTAGCATCACGCATATCCTTTGA
- a CDS encoding hypothetical protein (EggNog:ENOG41): MSPSDDSRLYAPLNRSRREIRVIEILSTKPRIVCNLTTVSLNQDPEFSAISYLWGDKGKSEAITVNGIENFITPSLANALEYVPYHWNNAFPERQSKSCRVWADALPINQNEKLEKSHQVELMRFIYPAAEIVFSCLDIGALQSDVRIAFETCETPAKSALERDLVRSAYNVYPNIEEKNAQDLEWFLQHPFLDGKYPINSQEFEDAEQAVSRTFRLKYWERAWIFQELVPSKRVVVIHQLEFIDLGSLLDAQSCTQLLKEMAESESKQAGRGFWDLWHSFSKIREVNWARACVHGGKDAEESTLQDVLNLLPLLYGRYGTKDPKDHVYALLGVIPLEIEPDYTSKMTVASVYVAACEEILKWHHVQHGDQVALIPGHWWLSLVRKVDNHFVHIGDCWSSRPMQEMAELAREKEMKVIEIR, encoded by the coding sequence ATGTCTCCTAGTGATGATTCTAGGCTATATGCACCTCTCAATCGGTCACGACGAGAGATCAGGGTCATCGAGATCCTCTCAACGAAGCCAAGAATTGTCTGTAATCTCACTACTGTTTCGCTCAACCAAGACCCTGAGTTCAGCGCAATATCCTACCTCTGGGGTGACAAAGGCAAATCCGAAGCAATTACTGTCAACGGCATTGAAAATTTCATTACACCAAGTCTTGCAAATGCACTAGAATATGTACCATATCACTGGAACAACGCATTCCCAGAAAGACAATCCAAGTCATGTCGGGTTTGGGCCGATGCACTCCCTATCAACCAAAATGAAAAACTGGAGAAAAGTCATCAAGTCGAACTAATGAGGTTCATATACCCTGCTGCAGAGATTGTGTTCTCCTGTCTTGATATAGGGGCTCTACAGTCGGACGTCCGTATTGCTTTTGAGACCTGTGAAACCCCTGCCAAATCCGCTCTTGAGCGAGACCTTGTTCGTTCAGCATACAACGTCTATCCCAATatcgaagaaaagaatgcCCAAGATTTGGAATGGTTCCTGCAGCATCCGTTCTTGGACGGAAAGTACCCAATCAACTCACAGGAGTTTGAAGACGCAGAGCAGGCCGTGTCCCGAACGTTTCGATTGAAATACTGGGAGCGAGCTTGGATTTTCCAAGAGCTGGTTCCCTCGAAGCGAGTCGTTGTAATTCATCAGCTTGAATTCATTGATTTAGGGTCCCTGTTGGATGCTCAATCCTGCACTCAGCTTCTGAAAGAAATGGCAGAATCAGAGTCGAAACAAGCCGGCCGCGGCTTCTGGGATTTGTGGCATTCCTTCTCAAAGATAAGAGAGGTCAACTGGGCACGAGCGTGTGTTCATGGAGGAAAAGATGCCGAGGAGTCTACCCTTCAAGACGTGCTgaatcttcttcctcttttatACGGGAGGTACGGCACCAAGGACCCCAAAGATCACGTTTATGCTTTGCTGGGGGTGATACCTCTTGAGATCGAGCCAGATTATACTAGCAAAATGACCGTTGCGTCAGTATATGTTGCTGCGTGTGAGGAAATCCTAAAATGGCATCACGTGCAGCACGGCGACCAAGTGGCTCTGATTCCAGGACATTGGTGGCTTTCATTGGTACGGAAAGTGGACAATCACTTTGTGCATATCGGGGACTGCTGGTCGTCGAGACCAATGCAAGAAATGGCGGAATTGGCCCGCGAAAAAGAAATGAAAGTGATAGAGATACGGTGA
- a CDS encoding hypothetical protein (EggNog:ENOG41) → MAAINILVVESHRLNITTSQEQAIPLSLLDSTTANFSNASAVWLFEKPTRDDLNLSYHLRESLARTLRFYPQWGGYLKAVKSTDGTVPLEAKSFPPHARRFGRLYAHYGTDNDPGVEFVHAKCDATLDSLYPADRTSKQPFWKCDSSVFQKLMAPVTISQPLKDLLEDKNGQLLPLLAIQITQLSCGGFALALNGAHPLADATTLLAFIKHWANESRQGLRNTLPASKPVFNPALIDNQAAGDINADEPDLDIIQRARSLPMHRFDWWHPDSTPPWPFKIPSPFDKQDLEPVGKPMPWAEWNVAEPVSNYVVHLSQKQVTCLWKRTNENSSQKLSQHDAILSHVWSCIARARGLKNDTDPIHCDLVYGVRSSFHLKEDFLGSPVVMMNIGLPACQVANPSSITQVATQVRNTLQTISDPSNMAAHLHSLAFENSPQRIWQAFLGRRHILVTTWARAGIYDVDFGFGSLCRYAEGVVPEMDGNVLIKEASGPLGKYWTDNGVDVSIHIRTEDIERLIRDPLLFPVDS, encoded by the coding sequence ATGGCCGCCATCAACATACTAGTCGTCGAGTCTCACCGCCTCAACATTACtacttctcaagaacaagccatCCCTCTATCTCTTCTCGACAGCACAACCGCCAACTTCTCCAACGCTAGTGCCGTGTGGCTTTTTGAAAAGCCCACTCGCGATGACTTGAACTTATCCTACCATCTACGAGAATCGTTGGCTCGGACTCTTCGGTTCTATCCGCAATGGGGGGGCTATCTGAAGGCTGTCAAATCAACAGATGGAACCGTTCCACTAGAAGCAAAATCTTTTCCGCCTCATGCTCGACGGTTTGGACGTCTGTATGCGCATTATGGGACTGATAATGATCCTGGCGTGGAGTTCGTTCATGCAAAATGCGATGCTACGCTTGATTCTTTATATCCCGCAGATAGGACTTCAAAGCAACCTTTCTGGAAGTGCGACTCCAGTGTCTTTCAAAAGCTCATGGCCCCTGTCACGATTTCTCAGCCACTGAAAGATTTATTGGAGGACAAGAATGGACAATTGTTGCCTCTACTCGCCATTCAAATTACCCAATTGTCTTGCGGCGGCTTTGCCCTTGCTCTCAATGGGGCGCATCCTCTCGCAGACGCCACGACTCTTCTCGCTTTTATCAAACACTGGGCGAACGAAAGTCGCCAAGGTTTACGGAATACCCTTCCTGCTTCAAAGCCTGTGTTCAATCCTGCTCTTATCGACAACCAAGCAGCCGGAGACATCAATGCCGACGAACCGGACCTGGATATCATACAACGAGCAAGAAGTTTACCAATGCATAGATTTGACTGGTGGCATCCAGACTCGACGCCTCCTTGGCCGTTCAAAATACCTTCGCCTTTTGACAAACAGGACCTTGAGCCCGTCGGCAAACCAATGCCATGGGCCGAGTGGAATGTCGCCGAGCCTGTTTCAAACTACGTTGTTCATTTGAGTCAGAAACAGGTAACATGTCTCTGGAAAAGGACGAACGAGAACTCTTCACAGAAGCTAAGCCAACACGATGCAATACTATCTCACGTTTGGTCATGCATCGCTCGTGCTCGTGGCCTCAAAAATGACACAGATCCAATCCACTGCGATCTAGTCTATGGCGTTCGCTCATCCTTTCACCTCAAAGAAGACTTCCTCGGATCTCCAGTCGTAATGATGAACATCGGACTCCCTGCCTGCCAAGTTGCCAACCCATCCAGCATAACTCAGGTAGCAACCCAAGTCCGCAACACACTCCAGACGATCTCTGACCCTTCCAACATGGCCGCCCATCTGCACAGCCTGGCTTTTGAAAATTCTCCTCAGCGGATATGGCAAGCATTCTTGGGTAGACGGCATATCTTGGTGACGACTTGGGCACGAGCGGGGATATATGATGTTGACTTTGGGTTTGGATCCCTGTGTCGTTATGCTGAGGGCGTAGTTCCGGAAATGGATGGGAATGTGTTAATAAAAGAAGCATCGGGTCCTCTGGGGAAGTACTGGACGGAtaatggtgttgatgtttcTATTCACATCAGGACAGAAGATATAGAGCGGCTTATCAGGGATCCGCTCCTGTTTCCCGTCGATTCATGA